In the genome of Sinobacterium caligoides, one region contains:
- a CDS encoding methylated-DNA--[protein]-cysteine S-methyltransferase, which translates to MIELTSEHINYQRISKAIRFLVAEQRQQPTLLELSRHVGVSEYHLQRTFSQWAGVSPRQFLQYLTKENAKQLLRQHSVNASALACGLSGSSRLYDLLVSYESVTPGEYRSAGRGLELHYGIHSSPFGYCFIAISHRGICKLAFFDHQQQRHQLLAELQQEWPNALISSAPERTAATCKQIFSQPNSASPVLQLQLRGSPFQLKVWEALLKIPAGQLTSYQQLAASIAQPTASRAVASAVARNNIALLIPCHRVIRGTGALNNYRWGGSRKAAMIGRELTDKE; encoded by the coding sequence ATGATTGAGTTAACCAGCGAGCACATCAACTACCAACGCATCAGCAAAGCGATTCGATTTCTCGTTGCAGAGCAGCGCCAGCAGCCGACGCTGCTCGAGCTATCGAGACACGTCGGCGTCAGCGAATATCATCTGCAGCGCACTTTCTCCCAGTGGGCGGGAGTATCTCCGCGACAATTTCTACAATACCTCACCAAAGAAAACGCCAAACAACTGCTACGCCAACACAGCGTCAATGCGAGCGCGCTTGCCTGCGGCCTCAGCGGTAGCAGTCGACTATACGACCTACTGGTCAGCTATGAGAGTGTCACCCCCGGCGAGTATCGCTCAGCCGGCCGCGGCCTCGAATTGCACTACGGTATCCACAGCTCCCCTTTCGGCTACTGCTTCATCGCCATCAGTCATCGCGGCATCTGCAAGCTCGCCTTCTTCGACCACCAGCAACAACGTCACCAGCTACTGGCCGAGCTACAACAAGAGTGGCCCAACGCGCTCATTAGCAGCGCCCCCGAGCGTACAGCAGCTACCTGTAAACAGATCTTCAGCCAGCCAAATAGTGCGTCTCCAGTTTTACAGCTACAACTCAGGGGCAGCCCCTTTCAGCTCAAAGTATGGGAAGCACTGCTGAAAATCCCCGCTGGTCAGCTAACGAGCTATCAACAACTTGCCGCCAGTATTGCGCAGCCGACCGCAAGCCGAGCCGTCGCCTCAGCCGTCGCTCGTAATAACATCGCCCTACTGATTCCCTGTCATCGAGTGATTCGCGGTACCGGCGCACTCAACAACTACCGCTGGGGAGGAAGCCGCAAGGCTGCCATGATTGGCAGAGAGCTCACCGACAAAGAGTAA
- a CDS encoding YncE family protein — MSSCSKEVWGCITASALAVSLSSTAIASPSAPSSTAKNLISKPVFGCQQTDENPNFLNYESGQVRPLALSDDGSLLFVANTPANCLEIYSTQEKKLRRISAVQVGLEPVSVAVRNDREVWVVNHLSDSVSIIDIKGTPHIKRTLLVGDEPRDIVFAGDEDRRAFITTAHRGQNHKGFDFEDLRTPGIGRADVWVFDSKNLGDELGGTPETMLSLFSDTPRALTVSEDGKTVYAAAFLSGNQTTVIPPQIVAGKKPPPNENIEGIEAPETGLIVRYNGEKWVDELGADWSKEVLFNLPDHDVFEIDADAETPVLKRSYQHVGTTLYNMAVNPVSGAVYVSNIDARNEVRFEGPGTNSTTVRGHIAENRITVINNEKVTPVHINPHVDFSLPMGEAIPAAEKAKSLAQPMNMVVSDDGETLLMSAFGSNRIALIDAKALDKGEYTPDASKQITVPGGPTGVLLSNNGKRAYVYSRYDNVVSTIKLKQKKVVATTALYNPEPAIVKDGRPFLYDATLTSSNGTASCGSCHIFGDMDALAWDLGNPDDVMADNLLDTTPGNVLPRKETQFHPMKGPMTTQTFRGIADSGPMHWRGDRQGLDAANDETQEKAAFKEFSHAFVGLVGRQTELDEHDLDAFTDFALTITSSPNPIRNLDNSLTPNQQAGRDTFFNENLDGGVSTCNSCHTLDESERKFGTDGLIANAGPFISQDFKVAQLRNMYNKVGMFGTPQLSDIHMGDQVRGFGFLHDGMFASMDDFLILIQAFFWKDDNQAMQVSDFLMVFDTENLPIEGQQITMSRDNQRASRPRVELLLSQAKQGSCSLVASGLIGKKSYYGTYGLDGKFHAKGFPAYSEKKLRRLSKKPKQQMTYTCLPNALAAS; from the coding sequence ATGTCCTCCTGTAGCAAGGAAGTATGGGGCTGTATAACAGCGTCCGCGCTAGCCGTCAGCCTATCCAGTACAGCCATAGCCAGCCCATCAGCACCGTCATCGACGGCGAAGAATTTAATTAGTAAGCCAGTATTCGGCTGTCAACAGACAGACGAGAACCCAAACTTTCTCAACTATGAAAGTGGTCAGGTTCGTCCCCTTGCCCTCTCCGACGATGGCTCATTACTTTTTGTCGCCAACACCCCTGCGAACTGTCTAGAAATTTATTCAACTCAGGAAAAAAAACTACGACGCATTTCAGCCGTACAAGTCGGCTTAGAGCCTGTATCGGTTGCCGTGCGAAACGATCGTGAAGTCTGGGTCGTCAACCACTTATCTGACAGCGTCTCCATCATCGATATTAAGGGAACGCCTCACATCAAGCGCACACTATTAGTGGGTGATGAGCCGCGCGACATTGTCTTTGCCGGTGACGAGGATCGTCGAGCCTTTATTACCACTGCACACCGTGGTCAGAATCACAAAGGCTTTGACTTCGAAGACCTACGCACCCCAGGTATTGGCCGTGCCGATGTCTGGGTTTTTGACAGTAAAAACCTAGGAGATGAGCTAGGCGGCACCCCAGAAACAATGCTTTCTCTATTCTCCGATACTCCACGAGCGTTAACCGTCAGCGAGGATGGCAAGACTGTCTACGCTGCAGCATTCCTCTCAGGTAACCAGACTACCGTAATTCCACCACAGATTGTCGCTGGTAAAAAACCACCACCAAACGAGAATATAGAAGGTATTGAAGCGCCGGAAACGGGCCTCATCGTACGATACAACGGCGAAAAATGGGTTGATGAACTTGGCGCTGACTGGAGCAAGGAAGTACTTTTCAACTTACCGGATCACGACGTTTTTGAAATTGACGCTGATGCCGAAACACCTGTGCTCAAGCGCTCCTACCAACATGTCGGCACCACTCTCTACAACATGGCTGTCAATCCAGTGTCAGGCGCTGTCTACGTCAGTAATATCGACGCGCGCAACGAGGTACGCTTTGAAGGGCCAGGAACTAACAGCACCACCGTACGTGGCCATATTGCCGAAAATCGCATTACCGTTATTAATAACGAAAAAGTCACACCGGTACACATAAACCCACACGTAGACTTCAGCTTACCCATGGGCGAAGCTATTCCGGCAGCAGAAAAGGCTAAATCGCTCGCACAACCAATGAATATGGTGGTGAGTGACGATGGTGAAACTCTACTGATGTCTGCCTTTGGCTCCAACCGTATCGCACTCATCGATGCCAAGGCATTAGACAAGGGGGAATATACCCCTGACGCCAGCAAACAGATCACCGTCCCAGGCGGGCCGACAGGAGTACTGTTAAGCAACAATGGTAAGCGCGCTTATGTCTATTCGCGCTACGACAACGTCGTATCAACCATCAAACTGAAACAGAAAAAAGTTGTCGCAACGACAGCACTATATAACCCCGAACCTGCGATAGTAAAAGACGGCCGCCCGTTTCTGTATGACGCCACTCTGACATCAAGTAACGGTACTGCAAGCTGTGGCTCATGCCATATCTTCGGCGACATGGATGCCCTAGCTTGGGACCTAGGTAACCCCGATGATGTAATGGCCGACAACCTGCTTGATACCACGCCAGGCAATGTCTTGCCACGCAAAGAAACACAGTTCCACCCGATGAAAGGCCCAATGACAACACAGACATTCCGTGGCATCGCCGATAGCGGCCCGATGCATTGGCGAGGCGATCGCCAAGGCTTAGACGCTGCTAATGACGAGACGCAAGAAAAAGCAGCCTTCAAGGAGTTCAGTCATGCCTTTGTCGGCTTAGTTGGCCGTCAAACAGAGCTGGACGAGCACGATCTTGATGCGTTTACAGATTTCGCATTAACCATCACCTCCAGCCCGAACCCGATTCGCAACTTAGATAACAGCCTAACGCCTAACCAGCAAGCAGGGCGAGATACTTTTTTTAATGAGAATCTAGACGGCGGCGTGAGCACCTGTAACTCCTGTCATACGCTAGATGAGTCTGAGCGTAAATTCGGTACCGATGGCTTAATCGCCAATGCTGGTCCCTTTATCTCACAGGACTTCAAGGTTGCCCAACTACGAAACATGTATAACAAAGTTGGCATGTTTGGTACGCCGCAACTCAGCGATATCCATATGGGCGATCAAGTACGCGGCTTCGGTTTTTTGCATGATGGCATGTTCGCATCAATGGATGACTTCCTGATCCTTATTCAGGCCTTCTTCTGGAAGGACGATAATCAGGCTATGCAGGTTAGTGACTTCCTCATGGTGTTCGACACCGAGAACCTCCCTATTGAGGGGCAACAAATAACCATGAGCCGCGACAATCAACGCGCTAGCAGGCCTCGTGTTGAGTTGCTCCTTAGCCAGGCAAAACAGGGCTCATGCTCCTTAGTAGCTTCCGGTTTAATCGGCAAAAAAAGCTACTATGGCACTTACGGCCTAGACGGTAAGTTTCACGCTAAAGGCTTCCCCGCCTACAGCGAGAAAAAACTGCGCCGCCTGAGCAAGAAACCTAAACAGCAGATGACCTACACCTGCCTGCCTAACGCTCTAGCTGCCTCATAA
- a CDS encoding outer membrane beta-barrel protein, with protein sequence MAGYSCKLINQCRWTASCLLVFCTTATADNAYYLGLLVGSGEVEVVGHDRRPQVAEVLREQGDDVTVVAAGEPDGTNTAVVYGGYQFSRNVAVELSYADLGETKGSFSALQASTEVLEGTIASSYQALALAAVIDWPITRRWSLQGRLGAHRWRHRFELAGEGVRSDSSEQGFGLLYGFAVQCRLFDRYYIGGHWQRFDNVEQKEGVDMKALGIHYRF encoded by the coding sequence ATGGCAGGATATTCTTGTAAGCTAATCAACCAGTGCCGCTGGACTGCCAGCTGTTTGTTGGTTTTCTGCACTACGGCTACGGCCGATAATGCATATTATCTCGGGCTCTTGGTCGGTAGTGGTGAGGTCGAGGTGGTCGGCCATGATCGCCGCCCGCAAGTTGCTGAGGTGCTGCGGGAGCAAGGCGACGACGTTACAGTGGTCGCGGCCGGCGAGCCCGACGGTACGAACACCGCGGTAGTCTATGGCGGTTACCAATTTTCTCGTAATGTGGCGGTTGAGTTAAGTTACGCCGATTTAGGTGAGACCAAGGGCAGCTTTAGCGCCTTGCAGGCATCGACGGAAGTGCTCGAGGGAACAATAGCGTCTAGCTATCAAGCACTGGCCTTGGCGGCGGTTATCGACTGGCCTATTACTCGACGTTGGTCGCTACAGGGGCGGCTCGGTGCGCATCGTTGGCGGCATCGTTTTGAGTTGGCAGGAGAGGGGGTGCGTAGTGATAGCAGCGAGCAAGGCTTTGGCTTGCTGTATGGCTTTGCCGTGCAGTGTCGTTTATTCGATCGTTATTATATCGGTGGGCACTGGCAGCGCTTTGATAATGTCGAGCAGAAAGAAGGTGTTGATATGAAGGCGTTGGGTATCCATTATCGCTTTTAG
- a CDS encoding glycoside hydrolase family protein: MALLSNEAIQLLGQQLKRHEGIEYKPYHCTAGKLTIGIGRNIDDLGISEDEAFYLLNNDIKRVEQEVSNNISFLDELSDNRKIALLNMAFNLGISRLMKFKNMLSALQQHDYQTAAKEMLNSRWARQVGRRAEELAKQMEAG, translated from the coding sequence ATGGCACTACTAAGCAACGAAGCAATCCAACTACTCGGTCAACAACTCAAGCGCCACGAAGGCATCGAGTACAAACCTTACCACTGCACGGCAGGCAAGCTCACCATCGGCATCGGTCGCAATATCGACGACCTCGGTATCAGCGAAGACGAGGCCTTCTACTTGCTCAACAACGACATCAAACGAGTTGAACAAGAGGTGAGCAATAACATCAGCTTCCTTGATGAATTAAGCGATAATCGTAAAATAGCCCTATTAAACATGGCATTCAACTTGGGTATCAGCCGACTGATGAAATTTAAAAATATGTTGTCTGCGCTGCAGCAACACGATTACCAAACAGCCGCAAAAGAAATGCTCAACTCACGATGGGCTCGTCAGGTGGGCCGCAGAGCAGAAGAGTTAGCCAAACAAATGGAAGCAGGTTAA
- a CDS encoding LysE family translocator — MEVVSLLLIGLLIVVSPGADFVLVLKNSMTSGRAAGVWTALGIGLAIGIHIAYSMFGISYIISHNPLLFSMISFAGAGYLVYLGVKSILTADAQLAVAAADANALKPRQYFFQGFLCNALNPKTMLFFVSLFSQLLSTDAGSQQTALWYGLYIALLHALWFSAVAVFFTAEKFQRHLLKIKKRLNQACGVALMTFGVVLAAHSSVPF; from the coding sequence ATGGAAGTCGTTAGTCTGCTCTTGATCGGCCTACTCATTGTTGTCAGCCCGGGCGCTGATTTCGTCTTGGTGTTGAAGAATAGTATGACCTCGGGGCGCGCGGCTGGGGTGTGGACGGCGCTGGGCATTGGTCTCGCTATCGGCATACATATCGCTTATTCGATGTTCGGCATTAGCTATATTATCTCGCACAACCCGTTGTTATTTAGCATGATCAGCTTCGCCGGTGCCGGTTATCTGGTCTATCTGGGGGTGAAGAGTATCTTGACGGCTGATGCGCAGCTAGCGGTTGCTGCGGCTGATGCCAACGCGCTAAAGCCAAGGCAATATTTCTTTCAAGGCTTCCTCTGTAACGCGCTCAACCCAAAGACGATGTTGTTCTTTGTCAGCTTGTTTAGTCAGCTGCTCAGCACTGATGCGGGGAGTCAGCAGACGGCGTTATGGTATGGGCTGTACATCGCGTTATTGCATGCATTATGGTTTAGTGCCGTTGCCGTGTTCTTTACCGCAGAGAAATTTCAGCGTCATTTATTGAAGATAAAAAAGAGACTCAATCAAGCCTGCGGTGTGGCGTTAATGACCTTCGGTGTGGTGTTGGCGGCTCACTCATCTGTGCCGTTTTAA
- a CDS encoding LysR family transcriptional regulator, translated as MKHLKAFHVFHVAATSCSFSEAATKLCITHGAVSKQIKALEGHLGQTLFHRRGRNVFLSTEGELLRHYTSQAFNALDDGIQQLTERNNQCLEVSCEPTLTMRWLMPRLSDFYAIQTQADIRLSTAGGAVTLGNNGITLAIRRDDFDINPAYHKTPLVEEWVGPVVSAAYWAKIEQKIHRSKRLHSLTRPQAWADWSAASEQQTKPTSGSEQSFLHFYFCLQAAADGLGAAMGSYPLVADDLQRGNLIAPLGFIPSGKRYLLIAQQEAERGSLEAMFSLWVQEQLALCVPRDEERDSSRQQNKT; from the coding sequence ATGAAACACCTAAAAGCGTTCCATGTATTCCATGTCGCTGCAACCTCATGCAGCTTCAGCGAAGCGGCAACGAAGCTGTGCATCACCCACGGCGCGGTCAGCAAACAGATTAAAGCGCTAGAGGGCCACCTCGGACAGACACTGTTTCACCGCAGGGGCCGCAACGTCTTCCTCAGTACCGAGGGCGAACTACTCCGCCACTATACCAGTCAAGCCTTTAACGCCCTCGACGACGGTATCCAGCAACTCACCGAACGCAATAACCAATGCCTCGAGGTCTCCTGCGAACCGACCCTAACGATGCGCTGGCTAATGCCTCGCCTAAGCGACTTCTATGCCATACAAACACAGGCGGATATTAGACTATCCACCGCGGGCGGTGCCGTCACCCTCGGCAACAACGGTATAACGCTAGCGATTCGACGCGACGACTTCGACATTAACCCTGCGTACCACAAGACTCCTTTAGTAGAGGAGTGGGTAGGGCCTGTGGTGTCGGCAGCATACTGGGCAAAAATCGAGCAAAAAATACACCGCAGTAAACGCCTACACAGCCTCACACGACCACAGGCCTGGGCCGACTGGTCCGCCGCCAGCGAGCAACAGACCAAGCCGACCAGCGGCTCGGAGCAAAGCTTCCTACACTTCTATTTTTGCCTGCAGGCCGCCGCCGACGGTCTTGGCGCCGCCATGGGCTCCTACCCACTGGTCGCCGATGATTTACAGCGTGGCAACTTAATTGCCCCCCTAGGCTTCATCCCCTCGGGCAAGCGTTACCTGCTGATCGCACAGCAAGAAGCAGAAAGAGGCTCATTAGAGGCGATGTTTTCACTGTGGGTACAGGAAC